Part of the Roseomonas sp. OT10 genome, AGGGCGAAGGTGCGCGCACCGCGGCGGGACACCACCTGATCTGGTCCGTCTTCTCCGACGGGCCGGAACGCCGCCGCGACTTCCTGTGGCGGGAGGAGGCGCCGGGCCGCTTCCTCGCCCTCTCCGCCCGTCGGCCGGAGGACGCCACCGGCCTGTTCACGGTGGAGAGCCGCCCCTTCGAGCCGGCCCTCGCGCCCGGCGACCGGCTGGGCTTCGCGCTGCGGGCCAACCCCGTGGTGTCCCGCACCGCCGGGCCGGGACGGCGCGGCCAGCGGCACGACGTGGTGATGGATGCGCTACGCCATGTGCCGCCCGGGCCGGAACGGGCCGAGGCGCGGCCGGCGACCATCCTCTCGGCCGGGCGCGCCTGGCTGGCGGGACAGGGCGAGCGCCACGGCTTCCGCCCGGACGGCACGGTGGCGGTGGACGGCTATGAGCGCCGGCCGGTGCCGCGGGAGGGGGGCGGCACGGCGGTCCTCGGGGTGCTGGAGTTCGAGGGCGTGCTGACGGTGGAGGACCCGGCCCGCTTCCTCGCCGCGCTGGCCGCGGGCTTCGGCAAGGCGCGCGCCTTCGGTCTGGGCCTGATGCTGATCCGCCGCGACAGGCGCTGATGGCCGGCGCCGCCCGCCCGATCCCCGGCCTGCCGCCGCCCCGCCCCATCCCGATCCGCGAGCGCGCCTCCATCCTCTTCGTCGAGAAGGGGCGTCTGGACGTGCTCGACGGCGCCTTCGTGCTGGTGGACGAGAACGGCGTGCGCCTGCACATCCCGGTGGGTGGCCTCGTCTGCCTGATGCTGGAGCCGGGCACGCGCGTCAGCCACGCCGCGGTGGTGCTGGCGGCCCGCGCCGGCACGCTGCTGATCTGGGTGGGCGAGGCGGGCGTGCGCCTCTACGCCGCCGGCCAGCCCGGGGGCGCGCGGGCCGATCGGCTGCTGTTGCAGGCCCGCCTCGCGCTCGACGACGAGGCGCGGCTTCGGGTCGTGCGCAAGATGTACGCGCTGCGCTTCGGCGAGGACGCGCCGGCCCGCCGGTCGGCGGACCAGTTGCGCGGCATCGAGGGCGCGCGGGTGCGCGAGACCTACAGGCTGCTGGCGCAGCGGCATGGCGTCGCCTGGGAAGGCCGGCGCTACGACCCGCAGGCCTGGGATGTCTCGGACACGGTGAACCGCTGCCTGTCCGCCGCGACCGCCGCCCTCTACGGCGTGACCGAGGCAGCCGTGCTGGCGGCCGGCTACGCGCCGGCCATCGGCTTCCTGCACACCGGCAAGCCGCAGAGCTTCGTCTACGATATCGCCGACATCCTGAAGTTCGAGACCGTGGTGCCGGAGGCTTTCCGGGTCTGCGCCGCCTTCGAGACGGGGCGGT contains:
- the cas1e gene encoding type I-E CRISPR-associated endonuclease Cas1e translates to MAGAARPIPGLPPPRPIPIRERASILFVEKGRLDVLDGAFVLVDENGVRLHIPVGGLVCLMLEPGTRVSHAAVVLAARAGTLLIWVGEAGVRLYAAGQPGGARADRLLLQARLALDDEARLRVVRKMYALRFGEDAPARRSADQLRGIEGARVRETYRLLAQRHGVAWEGRRYDPQAWDVSDTVNRCLSAATAALYGVTEAAVLAAGYAPAIGFLHTGKPQSFVYDIADILKFETVVPEAFRVCAAFETGRSLDGQAVRDPVAEVRRRCRDAFRRSDVLGKLIPLIEEVLAAGGLPLPSAPEEAMPVAFEAPPGLGDAGHRG
- the cas6e gene encoding type I-E CRISPR-associated protein Cas6/Cse3/CasE, producing the protein MSGPSGELWLSRIRLRREAPVAALARLLVPEGEGARTAAGHHLIWSVFSDGPERRRDFLWREEAPGRFLALSARRPEDATGLFTVESRPFEPALAPGDRLGFALRANPVVSRTAGPGRRGQRHDVVMDALRHVPPGPERAEARPATILSAGRAWLAGQGERHGFRPDGTVAVDGYERRPVPREGGGTAVLGVLEFEGVLTVEDPARFLAALAAGFGKARAFGLGLMLIRRDRR